The nucleotide sequence GACATCGCGGCTGTATGGCCATGAGGCGGTAGAAGCGACACTTGCTTCCAGTGTTCGTTCAGGGCGGCTGCATCATGCCTGGCTGCTGACCGGCCCCGCCGGGATTGGCAAGGCGACGCTGGCTTACCGATTTGCCCGTTGGCTGCTGGCTGGAGCCCCGGAGGGGGAAAGCTCACAACAGGAGAAGAAGGCGGACAGCCTGTTATGGCTGTCGCCGGAACATCCTGTTTTCAGGCGTGTGGCTGCCGACACCCATGCCGATCTCTTGAGCATTGAGGCTGGCTGGGATGAGCGCCGCAAGCGCCAGCGCACCGAAATTGTCGTTGATGACGTGCGGGAGATCGCCTCTTTCCTGCATCTGACACCGGCGGAAGGCGGCTGGCGTGTCGTGATCGTCGATGGAGCCGATACGCTGAACCGTCATGCTGCCAATGCCCTGTTGAAAGTGTTGGAGGAGCCTCCGCCAAGGGCGATCCTGCTACTGAGTTGTTCTTCTCCCGGCAGGCTTTTGCCGACGATCCGCTCTCGCTGCCGTATGCTGCGGCTTCAGGCGCTGGAAGCTGCGCCCATGAAGGATGTGCTGGCCACC is from Granulibacter bethesdensis and encodes:
- a CDS encoding DNA polymerase III subunit delta', which gives rise to MTEETPRQTSRLYGHEAVEATLASSVRSGRLHHAWLLTGPAGIGKATLAYRFARWLLAGAPEGESSQQEKKADSLLWLSPEHPVFRRVAADTHADLLSIEAGWDERRKRQRTEIVVDDVREIASFLHLTPAEGGWRVVIVDGADTLNRHAANALLKVLEEPPPRAILLLSCSSPGRLLPTIRSRCRMLRLQALEAAPMKDVLATLLPDLAASERDLLAGLSEGAPGRALQLAKEDGLALSRLAEDILRAPPSASQRHDLADMLTKGDTAFSTFMLLLRAILVRMVRQAARSGSGADEFLCRRPLDGWSDVWHALGRLQDETERFHLDKRQAIFAGLSLLDPS